In one window of Oligoflexus sp. DNA:
- a CDS encoding histidine phosphatase family protein: MGSLYLVRHGQASFGEADYDALSKVGEEQSRVLGQTLARSGLRFDRVLQGTMKRHSETARLCLAEMPEAKVPELAPWLNEFDHQAILCGLHPDFADPHNVKAFLKKHPEPAKAFHKEFEKAMQRWMHGGYDAEYPESYSGFKQRCRDGVQDLLKRSGADENILLFTSGGPIACLMQLALELSDTMMLRLNGAIVNASITRLPFKADVLFLSFFNDHAHFGKTSSPLLTFR, translated from the coding sequence ATGGGCTCTTTGTATCTTGTGCGTCACGGTCAGGCTTCCTTTGGTGAAGCCGACTACGATGCCTTGTCCAAGGTCGGTGAAGAGCAGTCCCGCGTCCTGGGGCAGACCCTGGCGCGGAGTGGTCTTCGTTTTGATCGCGTGCTGCAGGGGACGATGAAACGTCACAGCGAGACGGCAAGGTTATGCCTCGCAGAAATGCCCGAGGCCAAGGTCCCGGAGCTGGCGCCGTGGCTGAACGAATTTGATCATCAGGCTATCCTCTGTGGTCTGCATCCTGATTTTGCGGATCCTCATAACGTGAAGGCGTTTTTAAAAAAGCATCCGGAACCGGCCAAGGCCTTTCATAAGGAATTTGAAAAGGCCATGCAGCGGTGGATGCATGGGGGCTACGATGCTGAGTATCCCGAATCCTATTCGGGTTTCAAACAGCGCTGCCGTGACGGCGTCCAGGATCTTTTGAAAAGGAGCGGTGCGGACGAGAACATCCTTCTTTTTACCAGCGGCGGGCCGATCGCCTGCCTGATGCAGCTCGCTCTTGAGCTGTCCGATACGATGATGCTGAGGCTCAATGGAGCGATCGTCAATGCTTCGATCACGCGTCTGCCTTTCAAAGCCGATGTTTTATTTCTGAGCTTTTTCAACGATCACGCTCATTTTGGCAAAACCTCCTCGCCTCTTCTCACTTTCAGATAG
- a CDS encoding hemolysin family protein: MSILWSLFGVLILVAANGFFVAAEFALVTVRKTRIDQLAQEGHGAAKYVRKALSDLDRYIAGTQVGITIASLALGWIGEPAVMKILSPVFQWITPDLSDKAQHAIGFAISFTLITFLHVILGELVPKSIALNYPEPTSLLLARPMRLAILVFKPLIWSLNGLGHLLLRAIGLHTSHEHGSVHSPAELQLLIRQSHAAGHIDAFERSMLQKTFHFSETAVSEVMTPRSRMEAMNLDQTMENLLDEASRSPYTRLPVYRGSVDELVGVLYTHDLFQLSRQKTSSQRIDELVKPLIFVPESYRLDALVEKFQDERTQIAAVIDEYGGTAGIITLEDIIETVFGEVQDNNEDPTMEIETLPDGSIILRGDTRLQHLNQQLGWDLEDEESTTIAGYVMTALGHMPGLGEKIRTDAGTFEVIEKKKNRLTKIKKLP, translated from the coding sequence ATGAGTATTTTGTGGAGTTTATTCGGCGTCCTCATCCTGGTCGCAGCCAACGGTTTTTTCGTGGCCGCGGAATTCGCCCTGGTCACCGTGCGCAAAACCCGGATAGATCAGCTGGCTCAGGAGGGCCACGGGGCCGCCAAATATGTGCGGAAGGCTCTGTCCGACCTTGACCGTTACATTGCCGGCACCCAGGTGGGCATCACGATCGCGAGTCTGGCCCTGGGTTGGATCGGTGAGCCGGCGGTGATGAAAATCCTATCGCCTGTCTTTCAGTGGATCACGCCTGATCTTTCCGACAAGGCCCAGCATGCGATCGGTTTTGCCATCTCCTTCACCTTGATCACCTTTCTGCATGTTATCCTCGGTGAGCTTGTACCCAAATCAATCGCGCTCAATTATCCGGAGCCGACCTCGCTCTTGCTCGCACGTCCGATGCGCCTCGCCATTCTCGTGTTCAAGCCCCTGATCTGGAGCCTCAACGGACTCGGTCATCTTCTTTTGCGCGCCATCGGCCTGCATACGAGCCATGAGCATGGTTCCGTGCATTCCCCTGCCGAGCTGCAGCTTCTGATCAGGCAAAGCCATGCGGCGGGGCACATTGATGCCTTTGAGCGCAGCATGCTGCAGAAGACTTTTCATTTCAGCGAAACAGCCGTGTCCGAGGTGATGACGCCACGTTCCCGCATGGAGGCGATGAACCTGGATCAAACGATGGAAAACCTTTTGGATGAAGCCTCGCGTTCGCCCTATACGCGGCTGCCCGTCTACCGCGGATCGGTGGATGAACTGGTCGGTGTTCTTTACACGCATGATCTCTTTCAGCTCTCACGTCAGAAGACGAGCTCGCAGCGCATCGACGAGCTGGTGAAGCCTCTTATTTTCGTTCCCGAATCTTACCGCCTGGATGCTCTGGTCGAAAAATTCCAGGATGAGAGAACGCAGATCGCTGCAGTGATTGATGAATACGGTGGCACAGCCGGCATCATCACGCTGGAAGATATCATCGAGACTGTGTTTGGTGAGGTTCAGGATAATAACGAAGATCCGACCATGGAAATCGAGACCTTGCCGGATGGCTCCATCATCCTGCGCGGCGATACGCGGCTTCAGCACCTGAATCAGCAGCTCGGTTGGGACCTGGAGGATGAGGAATCGACGACGATCGCCGGTTATGTGATGACGGCTTTAGGCCATATGCCAGGCCTCGGGGAAAAGATTCGGACCGATGCGGGAACCTTCGAGGTAATCGAAAAGAAAAAGAACCGCCTGACCAAGATCAAAAAGCTGCCCTAA
- a CDS encoding phosphotransferase family protein, with protein sequence MTLIDQAGAPRPGEELDAGAVEAFMKKQLPQLSGRCEITQFPGGASNLTYLVQFEEQSFVLRRPPFGTKAKSAHDMGREFRVMQKLKPVYPYVPNMIAYCEDESLLGAPFYVMERLVGFIPRADLPAELGFGPEQHRAICLEFVDKLVELHRVDYQKAGLADLGKPDGYVTRQVEGWSQRYLAARTDNVPDYAVVRQWLHDHKPEQIRTCVIHNDYRFDNIVFDAEKPTRAIGVLDWEMATLGDPLMDLGNSLAYWVEAKDDPFMQKMRRQPTHLPGMLTRDEMVQLYLKKMDLPEVNFTWYRVYGLFRLAVIAQQIYYRFHAGQTKDQRFAQFHLMVAHLEKLCLGAIKG encoded by the coding sequence ATGACCTTGATTGATCAGGCGGGTGCGCCGCGTCCCGGTGAAGAGTTGGATGCTGGAGCCGTGGAAGCGTTCATGAAAAAGCAGCTGCCGCAGCTGAGCGGGCGCTGTGAGATCACGCAGTTCCCAGGTGGCGCTTCGAATCTCACCTACCTCGTCCAGTTTGAAGAGCAGAGCTTTGTCCTGCGGCGGCCGCCTTTTGGGACCAAGGCAAAGTCCGCGCATGATATGGGTCGTGAATTCCGCGTCATGCAAAAGCTGAAGCCTGTTTACCCTTATGTGCCGAATATGATCGCCTACTGCGAAGATGAGAGCCTTTTGGGGGCTCCCTTCTATGTGATGGAACGCCTCGTTGGTTTTATTCCGCGCGCGGATTTACCGGCCGAACTCGGTTTCGGTCCCGAGCAGCATCGGGCGATCTGTCTTGAGTTCGTGGATAAGCTTGTGGAACTGCATCGGGTCGATTATCAAAAAGCCGGTCTTGCCGATCTTGGCAAGCCCGATGGTTACGTCACGCGTCAGGTCGAAGGCTGGTCCCAGCGATATCTGGCTGCCCGCACGGATAATGTGCCCGATTATGCGGTCGTGCGGCAGTGGCTTCACGATCACAAGCCGGAACAGATCCGCACCTGCGTGATTCACAACGATTATCGGTTCGATAATATCGTCTTCGATGCTGAAAAGCCCACGCGTGCCATCGGTGTTTTGGATTGGGAAATGGCCACGCTCGGTGATCCCCTGATGGACCTTGGCAATAGCCTCGCGTACTGGGTCGAGGCCAAGGACGATCCTTTCATGCAGAAAATGCGGCGGCAGCCGACTCATCTGCCGGGTATGCTGACCCGTGATGAGATGGTGCAGCTCTATCTGAAGAAGATGGATCTGCCCGAGGTGAATTTCACCTGGTATCGCGTTTATGGACTCTTTCGTCTGGCGGTGATTGCGCAGCAGATCTACTATCGCTTTCATGCCGGGCAAACCAAGGACCAGCGCTTTGCCCAGTTCCATCTGATGGTCGCGCATTTGGAAAAACTCTGCCTCGGCGCGATCAAGGGGTAA
- a CDS encoding SDR family oxidoreductase, whose product MSQESRKRVAITGAASGLGRCLALQYAREGWNVALADINDLRGQETQNEILAMGVDAFYTHVDVREENSLLKWKDAIVQRWSGLDVVINNAGVAVHGGIDETPDEDWDWIIDINLMGVARGCRIFTSLFKAQGYGHVVNVASIAGLIHSPEMNSYNVTKAGVVALSETMKAELEPFGIKVSVVCPGFFPTNLTENTRSPNPNIKTVINKLFQKSKLKAEDVARIVFEGVKAGRFYILPHKDFAAIWYMKRFSPSVYFWAMSKMVRKRPEFRNKARAAS is encoded by the coding sequence ATGAGCCAGGAATCAAGAAAACGAGTCGCGATCACCGGAGCGGCCAGCGGCCTGGGACGTTGCCTTGCCCTGCAGTATGCGCGGGAAGGTTGGAATGTGGCCCTGGCCGATATCAATGATCTGCGTGGCCAGGAAACCCAGAACGAGATCCTCGCCATGGGCGTGGATGCATTTTACACCCATGTTGATGTGCGTGAAGAAAATTCTCTGCTGAAATGGAAGGATGCCATCGTCCAACGCTGGTCGGGCCTGGATGTGGTCATCAATAATGCAGGTGTCGCCGTGCATGGCGGCATCGATGAAACGCCGGATGAAGATTGGGACTGGATCATCGACATCAACCTGATGGGCGTGGCCCGCGGCTGCCGTATTTTTACCAGCCTCTTCAAAGCCCAGGGTTATGGCCATGTGGTGAATGTCGCCTCCATTGCCGGGCTGATTCATTCTCCTGAAATGAATAGCTATAACGTAACGAAGGCCGGCGTGGTCGCGCTTTCAGAAACGATGAAGGCCGAGCTGGAGCCTTTTGGAATCAAGGTCAGCGTGGTCTGTCCAGGATTTTTCCCTACGAATCTGACCGAGAATACGCGCTCGCCCAATCCCAATATTAAAACAGTGATCAATAAACTCTTTCAGAAGTCCAAACTCAAGGCCGAGGACGTGGCCCGCATCGTCTTTGAAGGCGTGAAGGCAGGCCGCTTCTATATCCTGCCGCACAAGGATTTTGCCGCGATTTGGTATATGAAACGTTTCTCCCCTTCAGTTTATTTCTGGGCCATGTCGAAGATGGTGCGCAAGCGCCCGGAGTTCCGAAATAAGGCGAGGGCTGCTTCATGA
- a CDS encoding Tim44 domain-containing protein — protein MLLKKMGLMIRALLIVFSFSLLSMGEDAEARAGGKRSFGQRSQPTAQPRSPNPPPAQQQMQPPSNRGSFMKGLAGGLAGGLIGSMLFSSMAQGAGLGGAGGGIGLFDIILIAGLLYLAYRFWKNRQNQNRPAFAGGAPSMGYSPPMDAASATMARSSANYGSGSSGAGYFGQGSSASPYMASGPRLDRETVEDIFFRVQGAWTRRDLTPVQDYVERDVARVLDADLQDLKDRREINRLENISVRNLEFSEPWYEGDRELVRVRFTASLLDYTVDESTGALKSGSNTEPVKFDEYWIFAKSQGRSSWQLAGIEQI, from the coding sequence ATGCTTTTAAAAAAAATGGGATTGATGATACGAGCCTTGCTCATTGTGTTCAGCTTCAGCCTTCTCTCCATGGGTGAAGACGCCGAAGCCCGCGCAGGCGGCAAACGTTCCTTCGGTCAACGTTCGCAGCCGACCGCGCAGCCGCGTTCGCCGAATCCTCCCCCGGCTCAGCAGCAGATGCAGCCGCCTTCCAATCGGGGCAGCTTCATGAAAGGTCTGGCTGGTGGTTTGGCCGGGGGTCTGATCGGCAGCATGCTGTTCAGCTCCATGGCGCAAGGCGCGGGGTTGGGTGGAGCCGGTGGCGGCATCGGTCTCTTTGATATCATCCTGATCGCTGGTCTTCTTTATCTGGCGTACCGCTTCTGGAAGAACCGCCAGAATCAAAATCGCCCGGCCTTTGCAGGCGGCGCCCCTTCGATGGGATACAGCCCGCCCATGGACGCGGCTTCGGCAACGATGGCTCGCAGTAGCGCAAACTACGGCAGCGGCTCCTCGGGTGCCGGTTACTTCGGTCAGGGATCCAGCGCGAGCCCTTACATGGCCTCAGGACCTCGCCTCGATCGCGAAACGGTGGAAGATATCTTCTTCCGTGTTCAAGGCGCCTGGACGCGTCGTGACCTGACCCCGGTTCAAGACTATGTGGAACGCGATGTGGCGCGCGTTTTGGATGCTGATCTTCAGGATCTGAAAGACCGCCGCGAGATCAATCGTCTGGAAAATATCTCGGTGCGAAACCTTGAGTTCAGCGAGCCCTGGTATGAAGGCGATCGGGAACTGGTTCGCGTTCGCTTTACCGCGAGTCTCCTTGACTACACCGTCGATGAAAGTACGGGTGCCCTGAAAAGCGGCAGCAATACCGAACCGGTGAAGTTTGATGAGTATTGGATTTTTGCGAAATCTCAGGGACGGAGCAGCTGGCAGCTTGCAGGGATCGAACAGATCTAA
- a CDS encoding SDR family oxidoreductase produces the protein MDFKKPFDLSGKIALVTGSSRGIGASIARLLAAQGAQVIVSSRKQDACEAIVAQIRSEGGKAEAIACHIGEMESIAALFSQIRERHGRLDILVNNAAANPYFGPILDTTLEAYQKTVDVNIRGYFFASVEGGRLMKEKGGGTIVNVASINAENPGMYQGIYSVTKAAIVSMTKSFAKECAAFNIRVNALLPGATDTKFAATLVKNEKILNQLMPHVPMQRVAQPDEMAGAVLYLVSPAASYTTGSCLTVDGGFLIG, from the coding sequence ATGGATTTTAAAAAGCCCTTCGATCTTTCCGGAAAAATCGCCCTTGTCACAGGATCCAGTCGCGGGATCGGCGCCAGCATCGCGCGACTGCTTGCGGCCCAAGGCGCCCAGGTGATCGTGTCGAGCCGCAAACAGGACGCTTGCGAAGCGATCGTGGCTCAGATTCGAAGCGAAGGCGGCAAGGCTGAGGCCATCGCCTGTCACATCGGAGAGATGGAATCCATCGCCGCCCTTTTCTCGCAGATTCGCGAGCGGCATGGGCGTCTCGATATCCTTGTGAATAACGCGGCGGCCAATCCTTATTTCGGGCCGATACTCGATACGACTTTGGAGGCCTATCAAAAGACGGTGGACGTCAATATCCGGGGTTATTTCTTTGCTTCGGTGGAAGGCGGACGCCTGATGAAGGAGAAGGGTGGGGGCACGATCGTGAATGTGGCCTCGATCAACGCGGAAAATCCTGGGATGTACCAGGGGATTTATTCCGTGACCAAGGCTGCGATCGTGTCGATGACCAAGTCCTTTGCCAAGGAATGCGCGGCGTTCAATATCCGCGTGAACGCGCTGCTGCCTGGTGCGACCGATACGAAATTTGCTGCGACGCTCGTGAAGAATGAAAAGATTCTGAATCAGCTCATGCCGCATGTGCCCATGCAGCGGGTGGCTCAGCCTGATGAGATGGCGGGCGCTGTGCTTTATCTGGTTTCTCCTGCTGCCTCTTATACCACCGGCAGTTGCCTGACTGTGGATGGTGGGTTTTTGATTGGCTAG